The segment AACCTAGATAAACGGTGTTCGAAAGCCAACTCCTTCAATAGTAAGTCAAAACGTGAAAAAATATGAGAAGCTATTTTCTCACGTTCCGTCTTACTACTCGGAGCTGAACGGCTTTCTCACAACCTTCTTCTTCGTGCAAATTCCACGAACCGGAATTTGTCGAGGCGGTGGATCGATTCAGTGTATTCGAAGCATTCAGTATTTTCTAAATAAACGAGGCCACGGACAATTACGACATAAGGATCGTCATGGAGGTCCATCGACTCTGAAATACTGGCATCGATTGGTTCGACAGTGATTTCTTTTTGGGCATAGGCAATGGAGAGATCTAGCTCATTTTCAAAGTATTCATAAATCGAATTGGCTGCTTGTTCCTTGGTTAAAGTAGGTACGGTTTCTTTTAATAAATAATCCCGATCTAAAATCACGACTTCGCCATTGATTTTTCTTTGGCGGACTAAATGCCAGACAGGTGTATTGACTGCCCAGCCAGTTACTTTGTGTAATTCGTTGTCGACTACAGTTTCTTCAAGTGTTTTTACGATCGTTTCACTCGGGATATGTTGATTTTCTTGGAGTTCCTTATAACTTGTTAGTCCAGCAATCGGGAAATCAAAACGATTTCGGTCTAAAACGATCGATCCTTTTCCTTGTTTCTTTTGAATATATCCTTCTGTCGTCAATAGATTAAGTGCTTTACGAATTGTTTCCCGTGAAACACCATAAATTTTGATCAATTGATTTTCACTGGGTAGTAAAGTATGAGGAGGATACTCTTTGTCTAAGATTTTCTTTTCTAAGTCTAAAAAAATTTCATTGAATTTGTTCATCGTTCCTCTGCTACACAAAATATAGACAAAAATACCTATATCGAGATTTCTCTACCACTCACGTAGGTAGAATTACTGTTTCACCGAACGCCGCCTCGTCACTTCGACACTACTACGGTTTGTCTCGTTCTCCACAGTCGTTGATTCCCGACTAAGCCATCGGTACATATACAAAGTTGCGTGCTTATGCAATCACATTGTATTCCTTCACATCTTTCAAATTCATGCTTGCGTTATAATCTCTATCTGCTACGTACCCACAGTTCTCACAACGATAGGTACGCTCTGATAGCTTTAAAGCTACTTTCTTATGCCCACATTCATGACATAATTTCGAGCTAGGATAGAATCGATCGGCCAGTCTTAACTCAATAGTAGAGACTTTACATTTGTCTGCTAATTTTTTACGAAAAGCATAGAAAGATTGCTCTCTCACAGCTTTTGAAAGATGCCGGTTTTTCATCATCCCCTTGACATTCAAATCTTCAATTGTGATATAAGCTGGTTTGGTTTTTACTAGCTCTAACACAATTTTATTCACTCTGTCCCTACGGATATCTGTCAACCGTTTATGAAGTTTTTGTACTTTCAAGACTTGTTTTTCAATATTTTTGCGAGTAGCTTCTCCTCTCTTTGATTGTTTTTCGTTGACACGCTTTTTTTCGCTTTCGTATTTCCTCGACAGCTTGCGTTGTTGTCGTTTTAATTGTTTTTCGATTTTACGAATTTTTCCTGATTTATTGATATTTTTATAGGTTTTCCCCGTGGAAAGAATCGCAAAATCTTTTAATCCTAAGTCGATACCCACGCCTTCGGTAGGAGTATCGTTCAGTACTTGAGCGGTACAGTCCTGTTCCACGATGACCGACAGGTAGTACCGGTTTGCTTGTTGGCTGATTGTGCCACTCTTTATGCTATGTTTGTCATCGTGTTTAGGAATATAGCCTTTTTCGTTCAGTTTTACCCAATTCAAAGAGGGAACTTTTATCCGATGACGCTCACAACGGATGATTGTCTTTTTATCGTTCTTCACGAAATACATCGATACATCTTGGTGCTTCTTCTTTTTAAATTTAGGAAAATTAGCTTTTCCTTGAAAAAAATTTCTAAAGGCTTTTTCTGTCTCCATAATCGCGTGTTTCGTTGACTTCGCATAAACAGCTTTGATCCACAGCTTGTCTGGATGGTTGGGAATGTAGTCGTTATTCAACCACTTTGAAAAATCTATACCTGAGACAAATTTCCCACCTGATTTATAGACTTCTTGGTTGTGGTAAATATAAAAGTTCTTTACAAAACGAGCAACACCAATGGTTCGATTAATGATTTTTTTTGTTCTTCTGTTGGAAGAATTTCTGTTTTGTACGCCACTAACATCTTTATCACCTTCAATCTCTTTATTATACTTATCTATCTTTAAATGTGACATAAATGGCGTCTACATTCTTCGCCATTACTTCGTCTAACAACAGATTCCATGTTTTACACTTGTAATTAAGACCACTGCCAATATCCACGATTACATCATCTAAAATTATGCCTTTTACATTTGCATATTTTCTCAAAAACTCAACTTGATTTTTCAAGTCATCTGTTTGTCCGACATTAGACACTCGAGCGTAAGCAATGTGCTTTTTGCCACTTGTATTATCGCCTTTGATGTAAGTTAAATAGTGATCTTCCGTGTAATATTTTCGATTTTTTGGTGTCCGATGTGCGTTTAACGTGCAATCGTTCGTTCTTCGCTTATAAACTATACTACAGCTATATGGAGATTTCAAACTGGACTTGGATAGAAGGAAGATGTTTCTACGACAAAGATAATAACGATTACAAGTTATTTATGTTTTTAGCATAAAACGCTTGCAATTTGTTGAGAAAAACATTATAGTGTGAGTACAAAGTAACTTGTATAAACAAGTCAAATGAAAGGGGTTTATGTTATGGGGAAATATCAAGCAGATGCCGAGAAGCTGTTAAAGGGAGTCGGCGGGAAAGAAAATATTGCTGCGGTCAGCCATTGTGCGACACGTATGCGCTTTGTTTTAAATGACCCTGCAAAAGCAAATGAAGCTGAGATCGAAGACATCGACAGTGTAAAAGGAATGTTTACCAATGCCGGTCAATTCCAAGTGATCATCGGAAATGATGTCTCAACATTTTATAACGACTTTGTTGCGGTATCAGGAGTTGAAGGCGTTTCAAAAGAACAAAGTAAAGCTGCTGCAAAACAGAATCTTAATCCGTTGCAACGAGCAATTGCAGTTCTAGCTGAAATCTTCACACCATTGATTCCAGCAATCATTGTTGGGGGATTGATTTTAGGGTTCCGTAACGTGTTGGAAGGCATTCAGTTCGAGAGTTTAGGTGGAACGATTGCAGAAAGTTCAACATTCTGGAATGGTGTGAATTCATTCTTATGGCTACCTGGGGAAGCGATTTTCCATTTCCTACCTGTAGGGATCACTTGGAGTATTGCAAAGAAAATGGGAACGACACAGATTTTAGGAATTGTTTTAGGGATTACTTTGGTTTCACCGCAATTATTAAATGCCTATAGTGTCGCTTCAACTGCCGCTGCAGATATCCCATTTTGGGACTTTGGCTTTGCACAAGTACAAATGATTGGTTACCAAGCGCAAGTCATTCCAGCGATGCTTGCCGGGTTCTTACTTGCCTATTTAGAGATTTTCTTCCGTAAGTATATCCCACAATCGATCTCAATGATTTTTGTCCCACTGTTTTCACTATTACCAACTGTTATCGCGGCTAATGTAGTGTTAGGTCCAGTCGGTTGGGCAATTGGTAACTGGATCTCATCAATCGTGAATACTGGCTTGACTTCATCGATCAGCTGGTTATTCAGTGCGTTATTTGGTTTCTTATATGCACCACTAGTTATTACAGGATTACACCATATGACAAATGCCATCGATATGCAGTTGATTGCTGACTTTGGTTCAACCAATTTATGGCCAATGATCGCATTGTCAAATATTGCGCAAGGATCTGCTGTACTTGCAATCATCTTCTTGCATCGTGGCAATAAAAAAGAAGAACAAGTTTCTATCCCAGCGATGATTTCTTGTTATCTAGGGGTAACGGAACCCGCAATGTTTGGGATCAACTTGAAATATGTATATCCATTTGTAGCTGCAATGATCGGTTCTGGTGTAGCAGGAATGTTTGCGAACTTGATGGATGTTCGAGCAAATGCGATCGGTGTCGGTGGTTTGCCAGGAATCTTAGCAATCCAAGCACAAACGTGGTTACCATTCACGATTGCAATGATCATCGCAATCATCGTACCATTTGGTTTAACTGTAGTATTTAGACGTAAAGGGATCTTGAACAAATTAGATCCAGTCAATCCAGAAGAAGTAAGTGTATTACAAACTGCAGAAGGCGTATCTATTCCTACACAAAACTTTGAAGCCGCAGGAACAACTGCTGTAGCCACTGCCAATGAAGAGTTATTCGCCGTTGCAGACGGAAAAATCAAAGCAATTACAGAAGTGAATGATCCAGTTTTCTCACAAAAAATGATGGGTGAGGGCTATGCGATCGTTCCGGACAATCAAAAAATCTATTCGCCAGTAAATGGTAAAGTAACTAGTGTATTTGAAACAAAACATGCCATCGGTATTCTAAGTGAAACCGGTGTGGAAGTTCTTGTTCACATGGGACTTGATACTGTCGAATTAAAGGGTGCACCGTTCAACGTTCTTGTGAAAGAAGGCGATCAGGTCTCGCCAACGACACAACTAGCAGAGATGGATCTCAGTGCCGTTGAACAAGCAGGTAAACAAACAGATGTCTTAGTTGTTCTAACGAATACGGACAAAGTGGCTGATTTCTCATTAAGTAAATCAGGCCAAGTACAACATGAAGAAATGATTGGTCAAGCGTCTATCAATCGCTAATACACAGAGAAAATATGCTACGAGTTTGGGTCTTTATCAAAGACCTAAGCTCGTAGTTCTGTTTTTGGGAACACTTTTTTTAAATCGCAAAGTATGCTACAATGGATAGAAATATGGGAACGTATGTGTGCGAAAGAAAGAGGAAATTTCAATGTATGAATATCTAAGAGGCATGGTGACTTTTATCAGTCCGTATTATATCGTTGTAGAAACGCAAGGGGTGGGCTATCAAATTGCGTTAGGTAACCCTTATCGCTATAGTAGTAAGTTAGATAAAGAAGTAAAAATCTATGTCCATCAAGTCATCCGTGAAGATGCACATTTACTATACGGTTTTGATTCACTCGAAGAGAAACAATTGTTTTTACGATTAGTCAGTGTTTCAGGGATCGGACCGAAAAGTGCATTAGCGATCATGGCGAGTGACGATCATTCTGGCTTGATCCAAGCGGTGGAAACTGGCGATGTCACTTACTTGACGAAGTTCCCAGGTGTAGGTAAAAAAACAGCACAACAAATGATCTTGGATCTAAAAGGCAAGTTTGGCGAGTTGAGTATCGATATGCCATTTTCTTTATTTGATGAAGCAACGGTTCAAGATGCAAGTGCCTTATCAGAGGCAATGGAAGCTCTATCTGCTCTTGGTTACAGTGAGCGTGAAATCAAACGTGTAGAGAAACAACTTAAAGAAATCGACAATCAAACAACGGATGAGTATTTAAGGCAAGCATTGAAATTGATGATGAAAAAGTAAGGAGGACGCTTGATGACAGATGAACATCTTCTTTCACCAGAACCTGGTGAGAATGAATTAAGTTTAGAAAAATCTTTGCGCCCTCAATTGCTTGCGCAATATATCGGTCAACATAAAGTAAAACAAGAATTGAGTATCTACATCGAAGCGGCATGTAATCGTGAAGAACCGCTAGACCACGTCTTGTTATACGGTCCTCCGGGATTGGGGAAAACAACGATGGCTATGGTCATCGCAAACGAGATGCAAGTCAATATCCGTACGACAAGTGGACCAGCCATTGAGCGACCAGGAGATCTGGTGGCAATTTTGAATGAACTAGAAGCAGGGGATGTCTTGTTTATTGATGAGATCCATCGCTTACCTCGCGTGGCAGAAGAAATGCTTTATTCGGCGATGGAAGATTTCTATGTAGATATCATGGTAGGGCAAGGGCCGACCGCTCACCCCGTTCATTTTCCGTTACCACCTTTCACGTTGATCGGTGCAACGACTCGAGCAGGGATGCTGTCTGCACCTTTACGTGACCGTTTTGGAATCATTGCTCACATGGAATACTATGAAGAAGAAGATTTAAGAGAAATCGTTTTACGATCTGCCGATATTTTTCAAACGGAGATCATCACCGAAGGGGCTTTAGAAATCGCACGACGTTCCCGTGGGACCCCGCGGATCGCTAATCGCTTGTTAAAACGAGTGCGTGATTTTGCCCAAGTACAAGGAGATGGCAAGATCGATCAGTTGATTGCTGACCGCGCATTGACACTCTTACAGGTCGATCAAGCGGGATTGGATTATGTCGATCAGAAATTGCTACGTACGATGATCGAGCTGTATGGTGGGGGTCCAGTAGGTCTAAGCACTTTATCCGTTAATATTGGAGAAGAGCGAGAAACAGTCGAAGATATGTATGAACCTTTTTTGATCCAAAAAGGCTTTTTGAAACGGACTCCTCGTGGGCGGATCGCTACCGCCTATGCGTATGAACACTTTGGCTATGACTACCAAGTGTGATCACTCTTTTCTATTGAAAGAGCAAATAGTAGAATAATGATTGAAGAGATGGGAGGGATCATTGTGGGAGACGCTTCACATACGAAACAAATGATCAAAAAAGTCTTGGTGTCGCTTTGCGAAACACAGCCTTTTCGCAAAATCAGTGTGCAACAGATCGCACACGAAGCAGGCATCAACCGACAAACATTTTATTATCATTTCACCGATAAGTATGATTTATTGCGTTGGGTGTACTATGAAGATTCATTGCATTACCTAAAAACAGAATCGCTTTCTCTCGACAATTGGGAAGAGCAAGCATTGCTGATGTTAAAAGCCATTGCCGAAAATAAACAGTTCTATTCAAGTACCGTTAGTTCAGAACAGGAGATTCTGCAAAAGCAATTTTCTGCGTTGATCCAACCCTCATTTATTAAAATATTTGAGCAAATGGATGAAGAAAAACAACTAACTTCCAAAGATAAATTATTTTATGCTCGTTTTTTCTCTTATGGCTGTAGTGGAGTCTTAGTCAATTGGATCACACAAGGTTATACAGAAACACCCTTAGAAGTTGCAATGCAGTTCTTTCGTTTAGCCAAAGATACTGAATTGTATTCGTATCGGTTGTACGCATTGGAAGAAGAACAGGAAATAAAAGACGAATGACCTTTTTTCATTGATTCCAAAAATAGGAATACAAAAGGAGAGAATGCTATGACGAAAGTATTATTTGTTTGTTTAGGAAACATTTGTCGTTCACCTATGGCAGAAGGGTTATTAAAAAAGAAAGTAGCAGAACAGGATCTGTTGGATTCCTTCGTCATTGATTCGGCTGCAACAAGTACCTATGAGGTAGGTAGTGCCCCTCATCCAGGTACACAAGCGATCTTGGCAAAAGAACATGTTGATACGCAAGAAATGATTGCTCGCCAAATACGTCAAGAAGACTTCCAAAAATTTGATTGGATCATCGGTATGGATCAGTCAAATGTGGCTGACTTAAAGCAACTTGCGCCGATTGAAGCGCAAGAGAAAATCCAACTATTTTTGAGTCCAGTCATTGGCAAAAAAGCACAAAATGTACCTGATCCATATTACACGAATAACTTTGAAGAAACCTATCGATTGATCAATGAAGGCTTAGAAAAATGGCTTGAATTATGGATGGAAAACGACTTAAAATAACACATGTGTTGTTTGACGGTTTTAGGTAAAAGTTGGTATAAAATAAACTATATTCTTGTTTTTTTAAGAAAAATTGGATAAAATAGGAGTAATTAAGTAACATATTCTTAGCTAGGGGAGGGGTACATTCAATGGATGAAGAAACAGTATCACCAATGAAGAAACTGACAAAGTTAGTGACTAATACTTCGTTTCAACTTTTTGATTCATTTGTGAATGACACAGAAGAAAAAGCTGAGAATGTACGGTTACAAGGGGAGTTCATTCTCGAACTCCAGAAAGCTGCAGCTCAGAATAGTTTAGTGATTCTACAAGTGCGCGAGAATCCACTAAGCAATAAGTACGAAACCTTTTCCGGTTGGGTGGCAACGAAAACAGTTGAGCATGACCGAGTGATGATTCGCTTGCAAAACCAAGAGCAACAAATCCGAATCGTCCCAATTGAACAAATCGAAAAAATCACTAGTCTTTCACCTACGGGAGACCAAGAGCGATTATCTAAATAAGAATAAAAGCTATGAAAAAGTAGATTGCTTTTTCATAGCTTTTTTATATGTTTTTTTTACTAAAGAGAGAATCTAAAGATTCTCAAAGAACTTGATTTGTTGGATCGGTATGAATAAAAAAAAAGGACCTGCTAGCCGGGGAGCTAGCAGGAAAGGAGTTAAAAATGAAAAAGTGTTGTTAGGGTTGTTTGTTGGTATACTTATATATTAAAGGTGAGTTGTGAATATTTTGTGACGAAAGTTTACCAAAGTTGTTAATTTTTTTATACAAAAAGTTAAACATCTCTTTTTTTTGTTAGCTAACAATCAAGTCAGACTTTTCTTCATTTTTAAAGAAACTCCAGAGTAATCCGATGATAAAGCCAATCAATGCTGGTGTGATCCAGCCCATTCCCAATGAGAAGAATGGGAGATAGGAATCAGCGAATATTAAAATTCCTTTGACGAAACTTGTTTGCTTAATTGAATCAGGACAAGCATTCAGTCCATCCACGATGGAAGCGAGTAATGTGAAATATGTGGTCATTCGATAAACAGAAGTACGTTGTTTAAATAATGGGCCAAACAATACAAGTAAGATCAAGGTCATTGCCAATGGATAAATAAACATCAAGACCGGTAAAGAGATCTGAATAATATTCGTTAAGCCCACGTTTGCAACTAAACATGCTAATAAACTTGTTCCGGTTACAAAGAATAGATAGCTTCTTTTAGGAAACAATTCAGTGAATGTTTCTGCGAATGCAGTAATCAGTCCGATACCTGTTTTTAAACAAGCAAGAATCACGATAAAGGCTAATAGGATACTCCCGTAAGTTCCTAAATAGTGATCAGCAATTTGTGCCAAGGCGATACCACCATTCGCACTCATTGGGAATGTTCCTAGACTCATTGTTCCTGCATAAGAAAGTAGGGTATAGATGATCCCCATCAAAACGATGCTGATCGCGCCTGATTTGATCGTATCTCTTGCAATATCAGAAGGCTTTGTGACACCCATGCCACGAATCGTCGTGACGATAATGATCCCAAAAGCTAAGGCAGCTAACGCATCCAACGTGTTGTATCCTTGTGTAAAACCAGTGAAGAATGCTTGGTTTTGGTAGTGAGGTTGGACAGGCGCATCCGATACTGAGCCAAGTGGGTTGATAAAAGCAAGTAATAACAAGATACCTAGTAATACTAAAAATGCGGGATTCAAAAATTTACCAACATAATCCAAGATTTTAGTTGGACGTTTGGATAACCACCAAGCAGCTAAAAAGAATAAGAAACTAAAAATAGCTAAAAATAATGTTTGATTTTCTGCTGGAATAAAAGGTGCTAAGCCAATTTCAAAAGAAGTAGTTGCCAAACGTGGTAAGGCAAAAAATGGACCAATGACTAAATAAAGTAAGACAGTAAAAATAAGTGCATAAGTTTTATTGATTCGTTGTGCTAATTCGTAGACACCAGAGGTCTTTGAAACACCGATCGCAATGACACCTAAGAATGGTAAACCGATCCCTGTAACTAAAAAGCCAAGATTTGCCCAGAAGATATCCGCACCAGCTTCTTGCCCCATATGGACAGGAAATATAAGATTACCAGCTCCAAAAAATAGGCCAAATAGCATGGAACCGATGAATAGATTTTCTTTGAATGATAATTTTTTTGACATAGAAAACTCCTTTACTTTTTTGTATTTTGTTAAAAGTAACAAATTATGTGATGAATTGCAACAATTTTCTGAAAATTATCGAATTCTCTAGAATGATGCTACACATTGACGAAACGACTGCTAACCCTGTGAGAGGAATAAGTAGCGTGTTTTCACTGCCTCGAAAAAATGTTAGTCAAAAGATCACTCCAATATCTGAATCTTCTTAATTTGAAGAGGTTTCTCACAACCACATGTTACGTGAGGTTGCGCAAAAGTTCAACTGATAAAGCGATCGGAACAAAAACAATAAATAAAAAGAAGAACCGCAACTTTTTGAGTAGGATGACCTTGCTCAATCAAGTTGCGGTAGTTTGAATACTAAGGGTGATTTGATACTTTATTAGTTATTCAAAATGCGTGACAAGAACTCTTTCGTACGTGTTTCTTTTGGATGAACGAAGATATCTTCAGGACTTCCTTCTTCCGCGATCACACCTTTATCCATGAAGATCACTCGGTCAGATACCTCTTTCGCAAATTCCATTTCATGGGTTACGATGATCATTGTCAGTCCAGTATGGGCTAGATCTTTGATCGTATTCAATACTTCACCGACCATTTCAGGATCAAGGGCAGAAGTTGGCTCATCGAAGAGCATCACATCAGGGTTCATTGATAGAGCACGAGCGATAGCGACCCGTTGTTTTTGACCACCGGATAGTTGAGAAGGACGAGCTTCGATGTATTGTCTCATACCGACTTTTTCTAAGTTTTCGATTGCCACTTTACGGGCATGCTCTTTCTCTCTTTTTAAGACAGTGGTTTGTCCAGAAATACAATTTTCTAAAACATTCATATTATTGAAAAGATTGAAAGATTGGAAAACCATACCGACATTTGTCCGATACTTTGGTAAATTATATTTTGGTGCTAAGACGTTTTCGTTGTTGTAAATGATCTCGCCGCCTGATGGTTTTTCTAGTAAATTGATACAACGTAAGAATGTTGATTTACCTGAACCAGAGGAACCGATGATGGTCACGACTTCCCCTTTATTGACGGTCATGCTAATATCTTTCAGCACTTCATTGTCGCCGAATTTTTTACTTAAATGATTGATTTCGATGATATTCTCACTCATAGGACTGCCTCCTTATTCCTGTAGGTTCGCGTTGTTGACTTCTTCAATTTTTGTATACGCAGTAGGTCCGTCGATTTTCTTCTCAATCACACGTAGGATTCTTGTGATCGTGAAGGTCATGATCAAGTAGATGATCCCAACGATCGTGAATGTTTGGAAGAATTGGAAGTTGGCACCAGAGGCAGAGTTTCCTTGGAAGAATAGATCTGCTACACCAATGACACTTAATACGGCGGTGTCTTTGATATTGATGACAAACTCATTTCCAGTAGCCGGCAAAATATTTCTCAATACTTGCGGAATCACTACTTTACGCATCGTTTGACTGTGGGTCATGCCGATCGCTTGGGCTGCTTCAAATTGTCCGCCATCTACTGCAAAAATCCCACCACGTACAATCTCAGTCATATACGCACCGGTGTTGATCGAAACGATGAACAACGCAGCAATCGTGCGATCCAGAGAAATACCAAAGGCTAGAGCCAATCCATAGAAGATGACCATGGCTTGAACCATCATTGGTGTACCACGGAAGACTTCGATATAAACAGATAATAAGAAATTAGCTATTTTTTGGAAGAAGCGTGTCACTTTATTATCAGATTCTGGAATTGAGCGAAAGACGCCAATCAATAAACCCAATGTTGTTCCTACAACTGTACCGATCAATGCGATAAATAGTGTCAAACCAGCTCCGCGTAAGAACATGTTGCCATATTGATCCCAAATCGTCTTGAAATCATGGAGCAAGCCAGTTTCTTCTGCATCTCCATCCGTTGACGCAGGTTGGTCTTCAATGGCTTGGTCCATGATAGCAATACGATCATCATGAGAAATGCCGCTTAATATTTGGTTGACTTGTTGAAGATCAGGATCACCTTTACGCATCCCTACAGCAATCTGGACATCTTCGGGATTTGTTTGAAAGCCATTTGCTTCATCTAGTTCGAGCATTTTCAAGGCTGGGTTGACGCTTGTGGCGGTTACCCCTTCTGGACGTTCACTAACATAACCGTCAATCATGCCAGAAGCTAGTGCTGTTCGCATAGCTGAAAAGTTATCCATTGCTTGTTGCTTGTCCACTCCTGGGATCTGATCGATCACGTTATAGTGGAATGTATTCAATTGTGCAGTGATTTTTGCGCCAGAAAGATCTTCTAAGCTAGTCGCATTCGCAAACTTACCATCTTTTTGTACGACAATCACAAGTTCTGATTCATAGTATGGATCAGTAAAGTCGATTTCTTTTTGACGTTCTGCTGTCGGACTCATGCCGGCAATGATTGCATCGATCTTTCCAGATTGAAGGGCAGGCGGTAAACCGTCCCATTTCGTTTGGACAATGACTAGTTCTCTTCCTAAACCTTCAGCTACCTTTTTGGCAATTTGTACATCATATCCGCCAGCAAAGCTGTTTTGTCCTTGAATTGGATAGGCATTGTTTGCATCTGTTTGTTGAGACCAGTTAAAGGGCGCATAACCAGCTTCCATTCCGACACGAAATTGATCGCTCGGTGTTTTATCATCTGCATGAGCCAAAGTGGTCAAGCTAAAGATCGATAGAATAAACGTAAAAATTAGAGTGAGTGTAACTGAATTTTTTTTCATCTGTCTTCTCCTTTTTGTTTGTTCACGTACGTGGTCCTTCAGGCATATACTGATAAGACCAACGTTCGCTCAGCTTCTTTGGCTGATAACCAAAGCGCCTTGACACGAGTGGTCGAATACATGCATTGCAGTTGCTTATCAAGGAGAAATAAAAAACGACCGCTTTGTAGGTACAAAAGGGCCGCTAAATTTCACAGAGTGATAAACCTCTCACAAAACATAGCGCAACTTAGCATCACTGCTAAGACAGTCCGTAAGCTGTTAACTTACGTCCCAACATACTTTTTAAGCAAAAAAAAGTACATTTCGGCGATCCTCCCTAGCCCTGCTTCCACATGTTTGCTTCACTCCACAGGTTTAATGATTCTCGCGACCTCTACCTCATTGATTGAGGCATCTCGTATTCAGTTATTTATACAAAAAATAGTCTACGATAGAGTAGCCACTTTGTCAATGAGAAACTACATTTTTGCAGAAAAAAGTTGATAAATAAAGAGATATCCTGTTTATTTAATTTCTTTCATGAAAAAAGGAAAAGAGAATGTTTTCAAAAAAAGAATAATTATACATTTTATGCAACACTTAAATGATAGTAAAATAACGAAAAACAGACTGCAAAATCACGCAGTCTGTTTCCTTTTTTATCTAAAAGTATTTTAAGCTGTAGCTTTCTTAGGTTCACGACCAAGAATGGCTTGTAAAAT is part of the Enterococcus mundtii genome and harbors:
- the treP gene encoding PTS system trehalose-specific EIIBC component; its protein translation is MGKYQADAEKLLKGVGGKENIAAVSHCATRMRFVLNDPAKANEAEIEDIDSVKGMFTNAGQFQVIIGNDVSTFYNDFVAVSGVEGVSKEQSKAAAKQNLNPLQRAIAVLAEIFTPLIPAIIVGGLILGFRNVLEGIQFESLGGTIAESSTFWNGVNSFLWLPGEAIFHFLPVGITWSIAKKMGTTQILGIVLGITLVSPQLLNAYSVASTAAADIPFWDFGFAQVQMIGYQAQVIPAMLAGFLLAYLEIFFRKYIPQSISMIFVPLFSLLPTVIAANVVLGPVGWAIGNWISSIVNTGLTSSISWLFSALFGFLYAPLVITGLHHMTNAIDMQLIADFGSTNLWPMIALSNIAQGSAVLAIIFLHRGNKKEEQVSIPAMISCYLGVTEPAMFGINLKYVYPFVAAMIGSGVAGMFANLMDVRANAIGVGGLPGILAIQAQTWLPFTIAMIIAIIVPFGLTVVFRRKGILNKLDPVNPEEVSVLQTAEGVSIPTQNFEAAGTTAVATANEELFAVADGKIKAITEVNDPVFSQKMMGEGYAIVPDNQKIYSPVNGKVTSVFETKHAIGILSETGVEVLVHMGLDTVELKGAPFNVLVKEGDQVSPTTQLAEMDLSAVEQAGKQTDVLVVLTNTDKVADFSLSKSGQVQHEEMIGQASINR
- a CDS encoding RNA-guided endonuclease InsQ/TnpB family protein, whose translation is MSHLKIDKYNKEIEGDKDVSGVQNRNSSNRRTKKIINRTIGVARFVKNFYIYHNQEVYKSGGKFVSGIDFSKWLNNDYIPNHPDKLWIKAVYAKSTKHAIMETEKAFRNFFQGKANFPKFKKKKHQDVSMYFVKNDKKTIIRCERHRIKVPSLNWVKLNEKGYIPKHDDKHSIKSGTISQQANRYYLSVIVEQDCTAQVLNDTPTEGVGIDLGLKDFAILSTGKTYKNINKSGKIRKIEKQLKRQQRKLSRKYESEKKRVNEKQSKRGEATRKNIEKQVLKVQKLHKRLTDIRRDRVNKIVLELVKTKPAYITIEDLNVKGMMKNRHLSKAVREQSFYAFRKKLADKCKVSTIELRLADRFYPSSKLCHECGHKKVALKLSERTYRCENCGYVADRDYNASMNLKDVKEYNVIA
- the treR gene encoding trehalose operon repressor, encoding MNKFNEIFLDLEKKILDKEYPPHTLLPSENQLIKIYGVSRETIRKALNLLTTEGYIQKKQGKGSIVLDRNRFDFPIAGLTSYKELQENQHIPSETIVKTLEETVVDNELHKVTGWAVNTPVWHLVRQRKINGEVVILDRDYLLKETVPTLTKEQAANSIYEYFENELDLSIAYAQKEITVEPIDASISESMDLHDDPYVVIVRGLVYLENTECFEYTESIHRLDKFRFVEFARRRRL
- a CDS encoding low molecular weight protein-tyrosine-phosphatase, giving the protein MTKVLFVCLGNICRSPMAEGLLKKKVAEQDLLDSFVIDSAATSTYEVGSAPHPGTQAILAKEHVDTQEMIARQIRQEDFQKFDWIIGMDQSNVADLKQLAPIEAQEKIQLFLSPVIGKKAQNVPDPYYTNNFEETYRLINEGLEKWLELWMENDLK
- the ruvA gene encoding Holliday junction branch migration protein RuvA — encoded protein: MYEYLRGMVTFISPYYIVVETQGVGYQIALGNPYRYSSKLDKEVKIYVHQVIREDAHLLYGFDSLEEKQLFLRLVSVSGIGPKSALAIMASDDHSGLIQAVETGDVTYLTKFPGVGKKTAQQMILDLKGKFGELSIDMPFSLFDEATVQDASALSEAMEALSALGYSEREIKRVEKQLKEIDNQTTDEYLRQALKLMMKK
- a CDS encoding TetR/AcrR family transcriptional regulator, with the translated sequence MIEEMGGIIVGDASHTKQMIKKVLVSLCETQPFRKISVQQIAHEAGINRQTFYYHFTDKYDLLRWVYYEDSLHYLKTESLSLDNWEEQALLMLKAIAENKQFYSSTVSSEQEILQKQFSALIQPSFIKIFEQMDEEKQLTSKDKLFYARFFSYGCSGVLVNWITQGYTETPLEVAMQFFRLAKDTELYSYRLYALEEEQEIKDE
- the ruvB gene encoding Holliday junction branch migration DNA helicase RuvB; translated protein: MTDEHLLSPEPGENELSLEKSLRPQLLAQYIGQHKVKQELSIYIEAACNREEPLDHVLLYGPPGLGKTTMAMVIANEMQVNIRTTSGPAIERPGDLVAILNELEAGDVLFIDEIHRLPRVAEEMLYSAMEDFYVDIMVGQGPTAHPVHFPLPPFTLIGATTRAGMLSAPLRDRFGIIAHMEYYEEEDLREIVLRSADIFQTEIITEGALEIARRSRGTPRIANRLLKRVRDFAQVQGDGKIDQLIADRALTLLQVDQAGLDYVDQKLLRTMIELYGGGPVGLSTLSVNIGEERETVEDMYEPFLIQKGFLKRTPRGRIATAYAYEHFGYDYQV